A single window of Bacteroidales bacterium DNA harbors:
- the cbiT gene encoding precorrin-6Y C5,15-methyltransferase (decarboxylating) subunit CbiT: protein MKDTAFIKGDVPMTKEEIRAIVLEKLELKSNDSLMDIGAGTGSVAIEAALQLTQGNVIAIERKDDAVDLIRKNILKHHLANVKLLQALAPAGMKDLENINKYFIGGSGGNLGKILDLIGQKAPEGSIVVATAILIDTMYQAYHYFRDHSFEVELIQVSVNKAESEKKAGMLLAANPIFILTAKKKHVHG, encoded by the coding sequence ATGAAAGATACGGCTTTTATAAAGGGCGATGTTCCCATGACCAAAGAAGAGATACGTGCCATTGTGCTGGAGAAACTGGAACTAAAAAGCAATGATTCTCTAATGGATATAGGGGCGGGGACGGGTTCTGTTGCCATAGAGGCTGCCTTGCAGTTAACTCAAGGCAATGTTATTGCCATTGAGCGGAAAGATGATGCTGTGGATCTGATCCGCAAAAATATCCTAAAGCATCATCTTGCCAATGTAAAACTTTTACAAGCCTTGGCGCCGGCAGGCATGAAAGACCTTGAAAATATAAATAAATACTTTATCGGAGGCTCCGGCGGCAACCTTGGGAAGATCCTGGATCTGATAGGCCAGAAGGCTCCTGAAGGAAGCATTGTGGTGGCCACCGCTATCCTGATCGATACCATGTATCAGGCTTATCATTATTTTAGAGATCACTCCTTTGAGGTGGAGCTCATTCAGGTGTCCGTTAACAAAGCAGAGAGCGAAAAGAAAGCAGGTATGCTGCTGGCC